The Mycolicibacterium fluoranthenivorans genome segment TGCGGTCTGGTGGTCGCGGTGCCCGAGGGGCGCCGGATGCGTTATGAGTTGGCCGATCCGCGCATCGGCCGCGCGCTGGACGACCTGATGGGTCTGGTGCTGGCGGTCGACCCGAACTGCACCTGCGCGGGCGCGGGCGGCCGGGGGTGCGGTTGCCGATGACCGCAGTGCCGACCGAGCGCCGACGTGCGTTGCTGGCCCGTCGTATCCGATTCCTGGTGGTGGCGACCATCTCCTACAACGTCGTCGAAGCCGTCGTGGCGATCACCGAAGGCTCCCGCGTCTCGTCGACGGCTCTGATCGGGTTCGGCTTGGACTCGGTCATCGAGGTCTCCTCGGCTGTCGCGGTGGCGTGGCAGTTCTCGTCACCGGATCCCGAGTCCCGGGAGAAGGCCGCACTGCGCATCATCGCGCTGTCCTTCTTCGGGTTGGCCGCCTACGTGTCGGTGGACGCCATCACAGCGTTATCCGGCGACGGCAGAGCCGAGCATTCGACCGTCGGAATCGTGCTGGCCGCAGTGAGTCTGATGCTCATGCCGGCGCTGTCCTATGCCCAGCGCCGGGCGGGTCGCGAACTGGGATCCCGTTCGGCGGTGGCCGATTCCAAACAGACGCTGCTGTGCACCTACCTGTCGGGGGTGCTGCTCGTTGGGTTGGTGCTCAACAGCCTGTTCGGCTGGTTCTGGGCCGATCCGATCGCCGGCCTGGTGATCGCGGGCGTCGCGCTCAAGGAAGGCCGGGACGCCTGGCGCGGGGATGCGTGTTGCGCGCACTGATAGGCGTTGTATCGCAGACGTATTCAAGGGAAGGGATGCGGCCGCGACCGGTTGCGGTCTTCGCCCCCGCCGTGGCGATGCCGTGCGAGCGCCCGCCAGCGGCGACGCATCATCACGCGGGTGTGCAGCACCGCCACGCCAACGGATTGTTCTCGACGTTCCCGTCGCGGCCCCGAAACGACAGAAGCCCTGCCGAAGCAGGGCGTCTGTCGATGGTGCGCCGTCAGGGTTTCGAACCCCGGACCCGCTGATTAAGAGAACGTTCCCGGCTAACTTCTGACCTGCGGCGATGATTTGGGCTAGCCCACATTCGTGCAGTTAGATAAGCCTTTCTAAGGCTGCCTGAGTCCGTCTGAGTCCGTCTGAAACTGGCTCAGTTACCGATGAATCTCCCGTCGCGTGGAGACCCTATGGGCGTTTGCTGGCTCTGTCGGACCCCGGAGGTAACGTCGCAGCATGACCGACAAACGATCGCTCGGTAGTGATGAAGCGGGCGACTTAGAAGAAGTGCGGGCCGCAGTGCGCGGAGCGCTCGATACCGACGCGTTTCGAGGCATGGTTGCGCAACAGTTCGAACCACTGGTTGAAAGTGTGGCCAACGGTCTTTCGAAGGTGAGTTTGCATTTTGATCTGGCCGAATCCCGTCAGGCAGTCGGCGACGCGTTGGGTATCGAAGTCAACGCCGAACTAGCTGGCCGGACGCGAACCGCAATCCATGATGAGATCGGGAATGCATTACGGCGCGAGTTCAACCAGGCCTACAACCGGCACGGACCTCTGTCCTAGTCAGACGCGGATCGGGGGCGAGTTCGTCGGCTGAATCTTCTTCGCTGCCTCCACGGTGTCGTATTTAGCGATTCTTAAAGCGCTCAAGCATCTGCATGGCCTCTCGGGTGCTCTTTCGGTCGCGCTCGCCATCTCGATATTCGATCTTGCCTTGTTCACGGTTACGGACTATTTCCACGTAACCGTAGATTGCGTGTTCCAAGCGATGCCATGTATCTGGCGGTTGCGACAGATCTCCGCCGCGCACTCGGGGAATCTGAACCCAGGTTAGGTTCCAGATGAGTTCGATCATGGGTGCGTTCTCGCGAACTAAATCTCTATCAGCGGGATCCTGCACCCATTCTTCGAAAGGCCACTGATTCACGCCCCAGAAATCGCGAGGTACATCGACAGCGAAGCCCATTGCACGAACCATATTGCTGGGCAGAGCTGAAACAAGGCCCTGCACGCGAATTTTTGCTTGCGGCGATTCGTTGCTCTTGAATTCGCTCCACGCTGCGGCGAGCTCAGTGAGCAGCTTCCGGATCTCCGCGCACCAAGCGCGGTCCATCGCCGCTTCGGCATCCCTCTCAACCTCGCGGCGTTTGACGGTCTCTTCAAACGTCTTGTTCGGGACGTCATCTAGAACGTCCTTGAACGTCTGGCGGACGGTCTCGCCTTCGGGTAGCCAGTCGATCTCGACCCCGTTACCGGGACTTCCGTATGTGAATACGGCGTGGAACGCGATTGCATGACCGCGTTCCACAGTTGGACCTATGTCGTCCTCGTGTTGCTCAAAGTAGACGTGTGTGTGTGGATCGACATTGATGAAACGCACATCCTGCGCCGTGAGAGTCCCGAGGTTGCGTAGGACGTATCGGTCGCCGTCGGGATGAACGGTAATTGACCAGCCATACTTGGCCCGTTTCTCATTGAGCAGAGCCAACGCAGAGGTCTTTGCGGAATTATGTTGCGACCTTGATGCTTGGAACTGAGCGAAACACGAAACCGCGAGAGCGCCGAGAGCAATGAGAACTGCGCCGGAGGTGTGGTTGGTAGTGCGGAGCCACCAAGCTGCTATTCCGTAGACGACTGTGATGATTGCGGCTACCAGTAACGAAACCTTCACCTGGACCCCCTATGTCTTCTCGACTTCGTTGTTAGACGGTAACCGTCCCTACCGACGATCCCGGTCAGTGCACTCAAAACTGACAATTGAATCGGAGCAAGAGGATATGGTGCGCAGATGAGCTGGCTTGTCAACGTCTACGCGGATGTACCCAACCTTGTCGTCAGTAAGCCGCTGATCGAGGCATCTCCTCTGTTTACTGATTGGGAATCAGTCGGTGGAGCCGAACGCCGGATCACTCTCCAGATCGATGATGCGGAAGACGCCGATTCGGCTTGCCAGCAAGCCAAGGATGAGATCGAACGGGTGCTCGGTGAGAACTTAGGCAGTGTCAAGGACGCTGCGGCGACGGCGCTCGATACCTAGCGGGCGATCTTCCGGCCGGCGTTTTCGGCGAGCTGGAACGGATGCTGGTCGCCAAACGCCTGCGCGATGGCCGACGCGCCAAGGCCGCTGCCGGGGGCCACGCGACAGGATCGACGCCCTACGGTTGGCGTTCGGGAAAGCGCGGCAACGACAACCCCAACGGCGCGTTGGTTCCGATTCCGGCAGAGCAAGCCGCGTTGCGGCGCATGGCCGAAGTACGCGACGGAGGGTCCAGTACACGCGAGATCGCCGCAACGCTGACCGCCGAACGACATCCGACCAAACGCGGCGGAGCGTGGTCGAGCGCCACCGTGAGTCGCATCCTGAGTCGGCGCGTCATTGATTCCGATAGTGTTGCCGTAGAAGGGAATTCGTAGCTATGGCGTGGATAGCCGCATTCGAAATCAACCGCCGCGATGACCGTGGCCGACCGATCAAGGCGTACCGCGTCGAGCGGTACGAAATCGCTAGAGATGTTGACGGGCAACCGATTCCGCGCTATCCGAATCGCGACGATAGCCCGCCAAAGCGTCTGCGACGGCGCGAGACGTTCCGCACTGCCGAATCCGCACAGGACCGGGTGAACGAGATCAATCCGAAGGTGGCCCGTGGGCAATCCCCGGCCGCGCAACGCGACGCCGGAAACCGGCCGCTGAGTCTGTACGCGCAAGCGTGGCTCGATGGCCTGACCGGTCAGGTGAAACCGCGCGTGCTGACCGATTACCGAGCCAATTACCGGCGCTACGTGGCGCAGCCGTTGGGGGATCGGGCGGTGGCGTCGATTACCGCTGCCGACGTGCGGCGCTGGCGCGCAGAACTGATGGAACCGCGTCCGCGACCGGCGCACGCCCGGCCGAAGGCGATGACCGACGCCGAAGCCGAATCGGTGACTCTTTCGCGGTCGACAATCAAGCACGCTTTCGAGACCCTGCGCCGGATTCTCGACGTGGCCGTAGTCGACGGCGCCATCACCGCCAACCCGTGTGCGTCGGTGCCGCGCACCCGTGCGACCGATCCCGATGCAGAGCCGTTCTCGGCCCGGCCTCTCGGCGCTGCCGAGATCGCCGCAGTGTCCGACCACATCGGCACCGTCCAAGGCCATCCGATCTACGGTCTGGTGGTGCTGTTCACCGCTTTCACCGGTTTGCGGGCGGGGGAGTTGGCCGGGCTGAACGTCGGTGATCTCATGCTGCCCACCATCTCCGGTTCGGCCGGATCGGTATCAGTCACCAGAACGCGCCGCGCGGTTCGTGGCGGTTGGGAGACCTCGACGCCGAAATCAACCAAGTCGCGCCGCGTGGTGCCGATTGATGGCTGGCTGGCCGACGATCTGCGCGCCTACCTGGCCAACGACCATCCTCACGGCGACCCGGCGAGTCCTGACTATGACGCGAACGCCGTTCTGCTTCCCGGACGCTTTGGGCGCAGTGAAGCTCTGCCGGAAGGGTTTTGGCGCGACGATATCGAACCAGTGCGGAATATGGTTCTCGACGCCGATGCACCGATCAGTGCGAAAACGGGCGAGCCGGATCGGCGCTACACCCGTCCCGATCCGCACGCGCCCGCGACGCGCGTTGCACCGTCATCGGGCTACAAATGGTCGGTGCCGGTGAATCCGGCCGGGATCGCCAAGCACTATCTCGCCCCGGCCCTGGCGCGCTCGGTCTCGAGCATGTCCGGTGGCACGATCTGCGGCACGCGTTCGCGGTCATGAGTTTGTCGGCCGGGGAGCACTACATGGCCGTGTCGAAAATGCTCGGGCACGCCAGTTTCGTGACGACGATCACTGTCTATGCCGACTACATCACCGAAGGCGACGGAGGCAAGGCCGCGCCGCTGCGACGCCCGATCGCTGGCGGGTTGGGAACCAACATCGTTCCGATGCGCCGACCGGGTTAGTTCTCAGTTCGTGCACGCGGCGTGATCTGTGGGGTAGAGGGCTTTTCACCAATTTCAGCGGGGTACGTGTCGTAGAGCTGTTTGATTGCGTCGGCGGTCGCGTTCACGGCCCGACTGATTGTGTCGGGTTGAGGACCGGATACATCATTGTGCCAAGCGTCAGGCGCATCGTCTTCGTCGCTACCCCGAACAACGTCCATAATCAGTCGTTCGACGGCGATGTAGGCGTCACTCAGTTCGGTAGTCGGCAGCGTGCGAGCGAGTGCCCGTAATTGCTGAGCGCCTATTACCGCGCGTTCTATAAATTCACGCGACGCGTGCCAATCTTCGTCATCTATCGTGGCCCGAAGGCGAACTTCCTTATCGACATACCAAACGTACGATTGTACGGCAGTTGCTGCCTCTAGCAGACTGCTCTGCGCGTCGCGTAGCTGCGCTATCTCTGTATCTCGTCGTTTTTGGGCGGCTGATAGAAGTGCGGTCTCTCTCGACGTGGCGCGGCTAATTTGAGCATTGACATACGCTGAAATCCAACCACCAATCGGAATGCCGAGAGCGGTTATTAGGAGAAACCAAATCGCATCTTTCATAATTCCTCGGAAGGCTTTGTGGGGGTTGAAGGGCTTTCTGTGCGAATCACCCGTATTGTTGCAGTTGCCGGCACTCGCATGAATTCGCCACTGACCGTGTACAAGTCTGAAACCATTCCGAATTGCGAGTGCTGATGGGTTCTCACGTAGGAAATCCGCCAACTTGCCCCGAGATCAGGCACATCCTCGACTGTAGGAACAAATATATCTAAGGGTTTTGCATCTTTCGCTGGCAATGCGACTATTTCGTCCATTCGGAGAACCCGTCTAGTTCGGCCTGACCGCCCGCCAAACAGATCATAGTCGAAGCTATCTTGCGCCTCACGCGACTCAAGTCGATCCGCTATCTTCAACGCCTCCCGAAATTCTCGCTCTTCGTCATCGGCGCTACCGTAGACCCAGATACCGTCGTGTTCAGTCCCAAATTCGACTAAACGCTGATGAATTGCGGATAGGCCCTTATTTTGTTCTTCTAACTGCTTTTCGATTACTTTGACAAGGTTGTGGACGGTCTTGATGTCCACCCAAGTGGTGTCTTTATACAACTCGGAGTCCAGAACCGCTGTCGTGGTGTATTCGCGCTTTTGGCTATCTTGGTAGAAAACGTCGATATCGTGAGTCGAAGGCAATGTCATGTCTGCGATGACCTGCTCATACGAGTAGGTCTCGCCACTGTAATTCATTTGAGCTTGAATCGTGAATTTTTCTTCATCGGTTAATTCGGATTCGGATTTTCCGATGAGCGGCGCCCACTTCTTATTGTGGCGGTTTCGAGCACGCGTGAAGTCCCAACCAGTGCGCCATTCTTGGCCGGGTGCGAGTATCGGAAACTCTGGAATTATAACTTGGACTAATTTGCCCTTCGAGAAGTTGTTTGGCGTTGCCTTAATCGGCGGGTTAACGATAGTTTTGACGTTGTAGGCCGGTGTTGTCCCGAAGTTCTTAACCACGATTTCGAGAAACTGCTTAGTGGACGGATTTGGTTCGGCATATAGAACGACGTTCGGTTGTGCTTGCTCTTCTCTAGTGCGACGCGCTTCGCGGACCTGAGACCAGGCGAAAGCGGCAGCTCCGAGCGCGATGGCGGCGGTCGCCCAGGTCCCGAGGGCCGACCAACCCTCGGGCGACACATGCTCGTGCAGCCACCGGTACATGAGCGTCAACCGGCCGGTGATGTCCACCGCCCCCACGACGCCCAGGGCGACGACAACGCCAGCTCCCCACCAATGCGCCACGAAGCGCGTGAACCCCATGCCGGGATCGTAAGTAACGCCGCCGATAGATCCCGCCGACACGCCTTTGCTGTGAAGGGGTCACTTCCCGGCGCGTGGAGACCTTGTGGAGACGTCTTGGGCCGAAAGTGGCTGGTGGGGACACACTGCGTGTACACCAAAACGGCAAAAACCCTGCCTGAGCAGGGAATTTGTGTGGTGCGCCGTCAGGGTTTCGAACCCCGGACCCGCTGATTAAGAGTCAGCTGCTCTACCAACTGAGCTAACGGCGCGCGGTTGGAAGAATAACAGGCCCTATGGCGCGAGGTGAAATCCGCATGAAGGACGGGGTGCGGACGGTTCCGGGAGGGCATCCGGCGACTGTCTGAGCGCAGTCTCAGCCGGTGGGCTGCTGGGCGCCGATTCCCATAGAATGCTGTCAGGTTGCTGCGAGCACGCGGCGCTGATGAGGTGGGGCAAGAGTAATGGTGCAGATCACACCGTGCGCTGGTGCGCGCCGGGCGAAGACATGGTCCGTCGTGGTGGCGCTGGCGTCCGTCTTCGTGCTGGCGGCCTGTTCCGCCAACCAGCCCCCGCCCGAGCCGCAGACCATCGCGGACAAGGGCACGCCGTTCAGCGACCTGCTGGTGCCCAAGCTCAACGCCTCGGTCACCGATGGCGCGGTCGGCGTCACTGTCGACGCCCCCGTCACCGTCAGCGCCGAGGACGGCGTGCTGGGCGCGGTGAGCATGGTCGACTCCGCCGGCGCGGCAGTGGCCGGGAAACTCAGCCCGGACGGCCTGACCTGGTCGACGACGGATCCGCTGGACTACAACACCCGCTACACGCTGACCGCGCGCTCGCTGGGTCTCGGTGGCGAGGCGAGCCGCCAGATGACCTTCGAAACTCATTCGCCGCAGAACCTGACCATGCCCTACCTGATGCCCAACGACGGTGACGTCGTCGGGATCGGGCAGCCGGTGGCCATCCGGTTCGACGAGACCATCACCAACCGGCCGGCAGCGCAGAAGGCCATCAAGATCACCACGAAGCCTCATGTCGAGGGCGCCTTCTACTGGCTGAACAACCGCGAAGTGCGTTGGCGCCCAGCGGCTTACTGGAAGCCGGGAACCGATGTCAAGGTCGAGGTCAACACCTACGGGGTGGACCTGGGCGACGGGCTGTTCGGGCAGCAGAACGTCAGCACGCACTTCACCATCGGTGACCAGGTCATCGCCACCGCCGACGACGCCACCAAGACGCTGACCGTCCGGCGCAACGGTGAAGTGGTCAAGACCATGCCGATTTCGATGGGTAAGAACAGCACGCCCACCAACAACGGCACCTACATCATCGGCGACCGGTTCTCGCATCTGATCATGGATTCCTCGACCTACGGCGTTCCGGTCAACTCGCCCAACGGGTATCGCACCGAGGTGGACTACGCCACCCAGATGTCCTACAGCGGCATCTACGTGCACGCCGCCCCATGGTCGGTCGGCAGCCAGGGGCGCAGCAACGTCAGCCACGGCTGCCTCAATGTCAGCACCAGCAATGCCCAGTGGTTCTACGAGAACACCAGGCGCGGTGACATCGTCGAGGTGGTCGGCACCGTCGGGTCACCGCTGCCCGGCACCGACGGCCTCGGTGACTGGAACATTCCGTGGGATCAGTGGAAGTCGGGCAACGTCAACGACTGAGCGATTACCTCCCGGGTAGTCGACAACACGCGGATCGGCCGCGAATCTGGTGATCTACCAGTTCGATTCCGCGAAGGAGACGCCGCCATGACCGACACCGTCACTGCCTATCTGGACACCTGGAACGCCACCGATGCGGCCGCGCGCCGGGCGCTGCTGGACCAGCACTGGGCGCCGGGTGCCACCTACAGCGATCCGCTGGCCGAGGTGCGTGGCCACGACGGGATCTCGGCGGCGATCGACGCCGTGCACGCCCAATTCCCGGGATTCGTCTTCACTTTGGTGAGCGGGCCCGACACCCATCACCGGCACGCCCGTTTCCAGTGGGGCCTGGGCCCCACTGGCGCCGAGCCGGTGGTGGTCGGGTTCGATGTGCTGTCGACCGACGACGACGGCCGGATCGCCGCCGTCCTCGGCTTCCTCGACAAGGTGCCCGTCGCGCCCGCTACGTAACCGAACGTTCCAGGGCGGCAAGCGATTCGTCGATGAATTCGACCCCGAAGACGGGCATGCCGCCGACCTGGTCCCGGAACTCCTGTGGTGTCCCCGTCCAGTCGTAGGTGAGCGTGACGTCGGTGCCGTCTCCGTTGGGCGCCAGGTCGTAGCGCCACCACCAGCCACCCTCGGCCAGATTTCCCGCATCGTCGAGCTGACCCGGGCGCCAGCCGATGGTGCGGTCCGGTTCGAACGCATCGACCAGGTTGTGCACGACGTAGGGTCCACCGGCCTGCTCGAAGAACATGTTCATCGCGAAGATCTGGCCGGTGCCGGTGATGATCCGCGGGTCGATCGCGTCGCGCACCCAGTCACCGGGTTCGGTGTCGCGATGTCGCGCCGGATCGCTGAGCAGGGCGAAGACGGTGTGAGGTGTGGCGTGGATGGTGCGGGTGACAACGTAGCGTTCGTCGGTCATTGCGGGTCCTCTCCGTAGATGCGGGCGATATCCGGGCTGTCCAGCCAGCCCGAGTACGTGGGCCGAGACGGCCAGCCGTCCGGCGAGTCGAGCCACTCCTCCTGGCGGCCGAACGGCAGCAGGTCGATCAGCGCGAAGCTGTGGCTGAGCTGCTCGGTGCCGCGGCCATTGGTGTGCCAGGTGCGGTAGACGGTGTCGCCGTCGCGCAGGAAGACGTTCACCCCGAACCCTTCCCCGGGCCCCGCGTCGACATCCGCGCCGAAGGTGGACTCCGAGGAGGAGTACCAGGTCATCTTGTTGCCCACCCGCTTCTTGTAGGCGAGGGCTTCCTCGATGGGGCCGTTGGTGACGATGACGAACCGGGCGTCGTAGCTGTCCAGGAACTCCAGCCGGGTGAACTGTGAGGTGAACCCGGTGCAGCCGCCGCACTGCCACTGCGCGCCGTCGGACCACATGTGGTGATAGGTGATCAGCTGCGAGTGGCCGTCGAACACCTCGGCCAGGCACACCGGGCCGTCCTCACCGATGAGGACGTACTTGGGTAGCTCGACCATGGGCAGTCGCCGGCGGGCGGCGGCAATGGCGTCGAGTTCGCGGGTGGCGGCCTTCTCCCGGATCCGCAACTCGTCCAGGGCGGCGCGCCAGGTCTGGGGGTCGGCCACCGGTGGTTTGGCTGAAAGCGTCATGCGGTGTTGACCCACGCGACAACCGGAACTCATCGCACAGGTACTGTCCGGTGCAGCAGGGGCTGTCTTAGGGTTGCCTAACCGATGACGAACGAGGGTGAGAATGAGCGGTCAACGTGCCGATGCGGCCGGGTTGCGACTCTTGGTGGTGGGGGCGTCCTCAGGTATCGGCCACGCCGTGGCGACCAGCGCCGCCGGCCGCGGCGCCACGGTTGCCGTGGCGGCGCGGCGTCTGGAGCTGTTGAGCAGCCTGGCCGAGGAAGTCGGTGGCTCGGCCTTTGAACTCGACATCGAGGACACGGCAGCCATCACCTCGGTCGTCGGCGCCGCAGTGCAGGCACTCGGGGGACTGGACGCGGTGGTGTTCACCAGCACCGTGGCGCCCCTGGCGCATATCGAGGACACCGACGTCGCCACCTGGGTGCACGCCTTCAGCGTCAACGCCCTCGGGGCCAACAACGTGTTGCGGGCCGTGCGGCCGCACCTGTCCGAGGACGGGGTGGTGCTGATCGCCTCCAGCCACGACGTCGGACGCCCGCGGGCCGGCGTGGCCGCCTACAATGCCAGTAAGGCGGCGCTGGACGAGATTCTGCATTCGTGGCGCAACGAGCATCCCGACCTGTCGTTGGTGCGCGTCGGCATCTGCCCGACCGAGGGCACCGAGATCCTGCGTGGCGCCGATCGTGATCTGCTGGCCCAGCTGTTCGAGTCCTGGGTGGAACACGGGCAGTTGCCCGCCCGGATGGCCGCGCTCGACGATGTCGCGAACACGCTGTTGTCCTTGGTGCTCACGGCGCACGAGAATCCCAGCGTGGTACCGGAATTCGTGCAGCTCTCGCCGCGGATCAAGAAGGTGCCTGCGGCGAACTGAGAGTCGCGGTTCGTTTAAGCATCACTTAGCGGCATAAGTGATGCCATCGTGCTGGGTTGTCCTCACCTGGTGCAGCGGTGCGCCGCACACCAAGAACGCCGCCTACTTGCGTAGACGGCGTTCCCGGTACTCGGGTGGCTGACGGGACTCGAACCCGCGACAGCCAGGATCACAA includes the following:
- a CDS encoding cation transporter — translated: MTAVPTERRRALLARRIRFLVVATISYNVVEAVVAITEGSRVSSTALIGFGLDSVIEVSSAVAVAWQFSSPDPESREKAALRIIALSFFGLAAYVSVDAITALSGDGRAEHSTVGIVLAAVSLMLMPALSYAQRRAGRELGSRSAVADSKQTLLCTYLSGVLLVGLVLNSLFGWFWADPIAGLVIAGVALKEGRDAWRGDACCAH
- a CDS encoding DUF899 domain-containing protein; the protein is MTLSAKPPVADPQTWRAALDELRIREKAATRELDAIAAARRRLPMVELPKYVLIGEDGPVCLAEVFDGHSQLITYHHMWSDGAQWQCGGCTGFTSQFTRLEFLDSYDARFVIVTNGPIEEALAYKKRVGNKMTWYSSSESTFGADVDAGPGEGFGVNVFLRDGDTVYRTWHTNGRGTEQLSHSFALIDLLPFGRQEEWLDSPDGWPSRPTYSGWLDSPDIARIYGEDPQ
- a CDS encoding SRPBCC family protein produces the protein MTDERYVVTRTIHATPHTVFALLSDPARHRDTEPGDWVRDAIDPRIITGTGQIFAMNMFFEQAGGPYVVHNLVDAFEPDRTIGWRPGQLDDAGNLAEGGWWWRYDLAPNGDGTDVTLTYDWTGTPQEFRDQVGGMPVFGVEFIDESLAALERSVT
- a CDS encoding nuclear transport factor 2 family protein: MTDTVTAYLDTWNATDAAARRALLDQHWAPGATYSDPLAEVRGHDGISAAIDAVHAQFPGFVFTLVSGPDTHHRHARFQWGLGPTGAEPVVVGFDVLSTDDDGRIAAVLGFLDKVPVAPAT
- a CDS encoding recombinase family protein, whose translation is MLVAKRLRDGRRAKAAAGGHATGSTPYGWRSGKRGNDNPNGALVPIPAEQAALRRMAEVRDGGSSTREIAATLTAERHPTKRGGAWSSATVSRILSRRVIDSDSVAVEGNS
- a CDS encoding tyrosine-type recombinase/integrase; the protein is MAWIAAFEINRRDDRGRPIKAYRVERYEIARDVDGQPIPRYPNRDDSPPKRLRRRETFRTAESAQDRVNEINPKVARGQSPAAQRDAGNRPLSLYAQAWLDGLTGQVKPRVLTDYRANYRRYVAQPLGDRAVASITAADVRRWRAELMEPRPRPAHARPKAMTDAEAESVTLSRSTIKHAFETLRRILDVAVVDGAITANPCASVPRTRATDPDAEPFSARPLGAAEIAAVSDHIGTVQGHPIYGLVVLFTAFTGLRAGELAGLNVGDLMLPTISGSAGSVSVTRTRRAVRGGWETSTPKSTKSRRVVPIDGWLADDLRAYLANDHPHGDPASPDYDANAVLLPGRFGRSEALPEGFWRDDIEPVRNMVLDADAPISAKTGEPDRRYTRPDPHAPATRVAPSSGYKWSVPVNPAGIAKHYLAPALARSVSSMSGGTICGTRSRS
- a CDS encoding L,D-transpeptidase, coding for MVQITPCAGARRAKTWSVVVALASVFVLAACSANQPPPEPQTIADKGTPFSDLLVPKLNASVTDGAVGVTVDAPVTVSAEDGVLGAVSMVDSAGAAVAGKLSPDGLTWSTTDPLDYNTRYTLTARSLGLGGEASRQMTFETHSPQNLTMPYLMPNDGDVVGIGQPVAIRFDETITNRPAAQKAIKITTKPHVEGAFYWLNNREVRWRPAAYWKPGTDVKVEVNTYGVDLGDGLFGQQNVSTHFTIGDQVIATADDATKTLTVRRNGEVVKTMPISMGKNSTPTNNGTYIIGDRFSHLIMDSSTYGVPVNSPNGYRTEVDYATQMSYSGIYVHAAPWSVGSQGRSNVSHGCLNVSTSNAQWFYENTRRGDIVEVVGTVGSPLPGTDGLGDWNIPWDQWKSGNVND
- a CDS encoding SDR family oxidoreductase translates to MSGQRADAAGLRLLVVGASSGIGHAVATSAAGRGATVAVAARRLELLSSLAEEVGGSAFELDIEDTAAITSVVGAAVQALGGLDAVVFTSTVAPLAHIEDTDVATWVHAFSVNALGANNVLRAVRPHLSEDGVVLIASSHDVGRPRAGVAAYNASKAALDEILHSWRNEHPDLSLVRVGICPTEGTEILRGADRDLLAQLFESWVEHGQLPARMAALDDVANTLLSLVLTAHENPSVVPEFVQLSPRIKKVPAAN